AGAGCACCAGAGCCAGTGCAAGGGAGGGATTGGACCTGAGTTCTTGGAGtcagaaagggaggaggagaaagtctCCATCAAAAGGAGGGTCAGGCGATTAGATCGGTTCAGCTGCTTGTGGATCAACAGCCTGGAACTGCTGCGAGAGGCGAGGGTTGAGGCAGGTAGTCTGATTAAAcatactgttttttctttcattctgggGTTGCATTGAGTGTGCCTAGGTTTGGTTTAGTGCCTTAAAGTACGGATGTGCTACTATGGCTGCATCTGCTGTGGAGCACTTCGCTGGAATGCTTGTGTGGGTATATGCAGTGTGGGAAGGAACACCACCTGAGGTAGTCCGCATCATGTTATCTGATCTTCCTTTCCCAGGGGAATTATTAATTGTCAGTGCTAAATATTTAGGCTGGTTTAAGGGAGTTCTGCTTTGGGTGGTTTGCTTAGTTGCAAATCTGTATGATACGCTGCTTTTGAGACTGCTCACTGGTAGTCACAGCTTACTTTTACTGCTGTTGAGCTTTCATGTTGGGACTAGAGATTAATATCATTCATAAGTAAAAGCATATAGGAAGAATGCTTTAATAGCAAAGGACTGGTCTCGGAGTGAAGAAATTGATGTTTGGTACCCCTAGAAACAccatttaaacttatttttaaatagaactaTAACCTTGAAAATGGCTGTTGCCTGTCTTTTGCTCCCTGAAACTTTCCTTCTTTATGTAATAAACAGGAATACTGCATTTTCTTCATCTTGCTGGAAGAGTTTGTGGGTATGCCCGTGCTGTGCAGTGGAATGCAGCACGGGCCACTGTGCTACCACAGGCTACCCTGCCTTTTGAACGCAAGCTAACACCCTTGCACTGTTCAGTGTTGTGCTGTGTGAACCTACTTGCTGAcctgaaactatttttaaagatccTTGCTGGGTATTGTTGCATTGCATCATGCCCAGtggtgtttttaataaaatttagcCCTTTATTTGAAAGGGAAATGATGGAACCCTCctgcaataataacaataataccTTTTTAGGTGTTAAATTTTAAATAGTCACCAGCAATCTGTCTACTTGCATGATTTATCATGGGCTTCAGTACTTAGGAGCAAGGAGGATGACTTTTCTGTCAGTATTAAGACACATGAGGTAACAGTTGCTTTCCCTTTTGTAGCTCCCTTCTGAAGGCTTGTTTTTCATTTCAAGCTATAGATATACTCTTACGGCATTCCAAGGGGAAGCTTGGGATGGAAATTAATCTCTCTACAGAGACTGAGACAATGTGTAGAGTGCTGCAGAAGAAGCTTCAATGTATAACAATTGGGCATCTTAGTAAGAGGCTCCACTGGTTAGGAACTTAAATTTAACATCACTAAAAATCAACAAATATGATCAGTATTTGGTGTATGAATATATGGTTCTTTGATACTCGGGTTGATAAATAGAAAGCTGGAATAAAAGTTCTACTCATTTAGGTAAGTGGCGTTCCTGAAGTTGTCTTATGATATCTCAATTAATGTGTAAGCAGTTAATCCTCTGGGATTTTAAACACTCAGTGGGTGTTTTGTTGAATATAAGCAGAATGAAATAAGTTAGATACAGACTTGGTCTGACTTCTcaggaaagaggtttttttgttgcttcGTTGGTAAAATTGGTAGGATTGACCTCAAAGTATCTATTTGCCACTTGCTTTCATGCTTATCAATGCCCTTTATGTTTTGGTGACCTTTCCAAAAGAGCACCTGCCTGTCCTACCTTGAAGGTTTTTACTATCTATGGTAACATCTCGAACTCAAATGAAGTAGCGCCTTGCTTAAAAACTGTGGGAAAGAGAAACTACTTCATAGTTCTGGGCAATGTCCAGCATCTACCAAAATCTGGATCTTGAAGCAAGTTCTAAGTCTTCAGAATTCCTGTTTGGATTGATTATAGGCTGCACTCAGGGACTGCAAGTCTAGGTGTGTTTGTTTTGACATCTTGCTATAGAGGACTAGTTAGTGCACCATCTGAATCCACTGTGTTTCGTTGTGTCTATCCTATAGAGGATTGCTTTTTCTGAACTTCtaaatatactttgctttttaAGCCACTTCTTTGCAACACCTGCCTCTCTCTTGTGTTTTTGTCTCCTATAGCTAAACCTCAGTTAGAGGTTTAAGTTTATTTTTGTGCATAGCAATGTCTTAGTagcatcagtttaaaaaaactaAGTTAAAGCTGTCATCACGTGTTTCACATGCTAACTTTGTGAAGTCATTACAGAAAATCAAGTGCTGTAACAGGGCTAATCAGAATTCTTCTGCAGGATCCTAACTCTAATGTGAGAAGTTCAAACTGATGAATCACGTGTGCCTTCAGTTAGGGGCTGGTACACTTAGATGtactttttcttggttttgaccTTAATTTTGGCCTCTTCCAGGTGTAACCCCTGTCTTTTGTCAGGAGGCATCATGGCCCCTGTTTGTGTAAATTCTTGCCTCCAGCAAAGAGTGTCTCTTGTATAATTTATTCCTGGAACTGGATGGAGTGCTCATATTCTGTGTTCAAGAAgtgtttggacaatgctcttggatatatggtttaacttttaggtttcCCAGTCAAGAGTTAGACTGGATCCTcataggtcccttccagctcaggagagtgattgattctgtgattctgattcTCATTTTACACCTACTCTTCTAGATTTCTGAATAGGTTCCTTTTAGGCATATGGAATACATTCACTCTTGAGATAAAGCATAAAataatactgtttaaaaacaatctGTGAACAGTTTCTCACCATTTTGCATTAATGTTATTTGGACTGAAAGCTTTTGGGGCATTCAGAATCTTTTCTTGTAGCTCATGGCTTCTTTGCAatacctgttttcttcttctgttggcGGTTCATCTTGTTTTATTGATTGCTGCCTGGTCTCACAGTgaagctgtttttcttcccagGTTCCGCTGGCTTGCCTTTCCCATCCATCTCTTCATCCCAGTGCTGCTTTTGTGATTCCATAAATCTGTTCCCTTCTATCAGTACCTTAGTTTTGACTGCAGTGAAGTGTAAGAGTGGAGTGAAGCTGAAGAGGGCaactctcccctcctcccccccccatttctgCAGAATCAATCTTTCTGTATCTGTAGCAGAACCTTGGTTTATCCAGAGTATGGTTAATGttaacccttttttttcctagctacaTGCATATTTTCTAAAGGCTTTGAACAAATGGACTTCATGTATGCAGTGATACTGACACATAACTCTGCACAGCTGGAAGTTACATAAGCAGAAATGTAATCATTTATACAAACTTGAACTGATTGGTAAAACAGTCTTCATATCGGTGTAGCTGAGAAGTTGAGAACAGGCATTGAAAAACTGTGTGTCAGATCAACTTTGAGTATAGGTAACTCTCTTCACCTTACCTGCTGAAGTTGGAATACATTTCTGCAGGATTTTCTGTTCCAGAGGTTCTGTGTGTACTGTGATTTGCTTTACCAATATATAGTGTTTACTCTTGCGTTCTGCTTTTTCTGCTAGCTAGCTATGTGTTCTAGCCCTTTTTTAACACCTAAAGCAACAGGAATTTTGCAAGTAATGTGTTGTTTTGTACTGCTCATGTCAGTTCTTCAACAAAACTCATATAAAAATGCATCGGATAGATTTAAGTATGAACCAGATCACTTTTAGTTTGTTTTTGGCTTCCCTAACACATCTTCCATTCTCAGCAGTCAAAGGAAGCAGCTGGGAATTTTTGTAATATTAATGCTGATAGAAGAAGCTATTACTGGAATAGGAGAAAGTTGTTGTGATCTGCCCAGATTGCTGTCGGTAAGCTGTAAGTAGGAAATGGGCGCTGTCTTGTGCTCTATGATGCTACTCCTTAGCAAGCTGCCCAGCGCACAAAATCTCCATCATGCTGGCACTTTGGTCAATTACTGCAGTGTCAGCAAAGCAGATGAAGAAATGAGATTTGCCTTGAGGCAGGGGCTGTGggtgtttacttaaaaaaaaaaaaaaacccacaaaaacccccaaaacaaaacaaaaaccgcACCCTCCGcataaaaaacccaacccctccACTAGCAAACATTACAAATGCAACaccccacccccctgccacccccccaccATTGTGATGAGGGTTGTAATACTGTGTTTTGTGATAAATCCAGTTCACTTAATGTGCAATTGCCGAACTGGCATCCTTTTATATCAATTGCTGTCTTCAGGTGTAATAATTAAAGCTAATACGTATTAATTGAAAAATTGAGGGTTCTATTTCAATTTATAGAAATAGCCTTTCTCAAGTCTGATTGTTTTCTATTTGCTTTAGTTCAGGAACCTCGATCTAACACTATGAATAAGTGTTTAACACAACCTGTCTTTGTCTAGTTTAGAAGAAGGACGCTCCTTTAACAAAGCAGTTTTTATCCCTTTTTTACTTGGTAGCCGTTAGTATTGGTTTGATATTCTTAACGAGTTATATTCTGAACGAATTGATAAAAAACACATATAGATAGCTTTTTGATTACAGAAGAGAAGAATGCTTTCATGCAAAATTGTGGGGGTGTGTTCATGTCTTAAAACTCTTATTGATATTCAATGTCACTTGTTACTTATcttttatcagaaatatttaattttatcacCAATATTGGATAGCTTTTTGAAAAGGAGACTGAAAACTATACTGGAAGTATTTACATATGGGACTGATAGCATTTACCGTGCTTTATGTGATGGAACCAGTGTCATCTTACCAGACTGGTACTTTTTCTGATGAAAAGTTCTACCAAGTTTAACAGTAAATGGAGATTTTTCTGTGTAGGATGCCCGTCTCATTTGCTGCAGGGGATTGCAAGGCTGCAAGTGAAAACCAGAAAGATTAAGGAGGATCTTGTAGTGACAGAATTTGAATGCTTACCCAAAAGACTTAGTGATTTGAAGGATTTTGTTAAGCGATTGAAAATAAAGTCTTTGCACACAATGGTGTCTCATTGTGTTCAGAACAGTCTCAGGTCAAGCATCCAGATGACTTAGAGGTGCTAAATACTCATAGCTTAGTAGCTGGGGGCTCTGAACAGATGAGCTGTGTAGTGCTACATATCCTGGAAGATCAGGCTCCGGCTGAGCTCTTGACAATTCTGTGATCGTTAGCTATTAATAGGGAGGAGCTTCTCACCCTGTTGCTCGGGAGTCCTGGGATCATAGGTCAAATACCACGTCATTTGTTGTTCTAGTGAGAAGTGCTATACACGACAGAGTGGATAGCACTGATGTCCGTGCTGAACTGCATGGGGATGGTACAAAACGCGGGATAGCTGCTTCTCCATATTTTTGTGTGTACTGAACGGGAAGTGGAGAAAAATAGTATATAGCGATCTGTTTTTAGTGGAAGCTGCTGTGGCAGTTCAAAGAGGAAGATAAAGTTTCTTTGAACTCTGTGTGGCCAACCAGTACGTTCTTAACAGTTCAGCTGTTTAGCTTAAATGATGGTACTGACCACAAGTATGTTTTTGTCTTCGAGGTATAGaagaaaactactttaaaaatagaacagCAAACTTCATAGCTGGCTGAGAACAGGACATTAAATAAAGTAGATGTAACCTGAGCGTATACAAAGATAAATATGCAGATGGGACATGAGGTCAAATGAAGGAAGAGTGGGGATTTTTCTCATAGTCCATTGTTTCTAGGAgtggctttttatttaaattcagaaatactcccacccccccgcccttGGATTTAATGAGAATCCAGGGGTCAaatgatggggggggggaagattacTGAttattcagctgctgctttcttaCTAAATTTTGTGTTTAACTTGCTGAGgagtaaaagaaaatacaactggTCAAACCAGAAGAGACCAAGGGTCAGTCTAGCTCAGGTGTCTGGTGATGgctagaaataaaatgaaaagaagagcAAGTACAAGGTGTGCTTCTCAAGCGTACCTTCCTGACTGCTGTTGCTCTGTGACTTTAGGACCTCTGAGGCAGTGTTTACAACTGGGCTTAACAGCATTACAAATCTTCCGTTTCATTAGATTTTTCTGGTCTTCCAATAATCATTTATTCTCCTGGCAATTGGAAGCATCTACGACAATAAGTTCCGTATCTGACTTAAATGTAGTCTTACTAACTTCCTTACTCATTCTCATAATTTTCTAGTCTGACTTCCCAATTTAGAATAGCTTGTTAAATTTTGTGTAGCTTGTACATTGATATCCCCCTGGGCTAGTAAACAATTTGATAAGCACTACTTTAGAGGAACACACTGTTTTCATGTTGCTTCTTGTACTGTGCACCTTTCATTCTGACAGCTGTGGAAGAAAGAGGGATTGATCCATTTTCTCTCTCAGTAAAAACTGGAGATGGGTCACAAAATTACCTTTGCTGCAACAAAGAGATGTACACTTAGTATTCCTGGTCTTACATATATGGGAaacctctcccctccttttttgatttctcttcagtttctttttctttttccttcctaggaATAATGACACTTTCACTTTCTGCtgccattcattttcttttccagttggaggaaaaaaaaatcaaaattcatgTTCTCTTCTGTTTGCAGAGATCTGAATACCAGCAATGCAGCTGGCCAGTTTTGTCAGCCTCTTTCCCAAGGAACAGCCAAGTGAAATGGACAGAAACGAATTCTATGCTTTAAAATTCAGCTCTGCCTGTTATGTAGTTGGAAGGTATAAGAGTGCAAGTATAAAAGCTtgaaacttcatttaaaaataactgaccTTATCGTATAGCAATTTATTCTATACCCTTAAGCTCACCttactagcagaaaaaaaagtttctctgtcTGCCTTTGCCAAGCTGAGGGCTCAGATTCTAATTATTATACAGTCAGGTGTTTCAAGGAGACTTAAATAAGGAGCAAAAACTGCTGGCTAATTTAGACGCACTGTGAAATGCTGTGTAAAATTCCTAAGTAGCGAATGGAAATTTTACATTCTTACCAGCTTCTTGTTTGCTGATGAAACCCCAAACCCTTACTAGCTGTAGGTGTGCATGTATTAGAGGTAAgttagtttttgctttttttggggtgTAGGTAACCTCTGTTTTTAGGCTACTAACTTGCACAGTCTGAAAGTAGTTTGCATTTTTATGAGATCAAGAACTCGATAGGAAGAAGgctaaaaaaatctgtcatttttttctctttccagatatGAGAAATGAGTGTTGGACGCAGAAGATTAAAGCTGCTGGGAATTCTGATGAtggtaaacatttttatttatgtgaTTGTGGAAGTCTCAAAAAGCGGCAGCCAAGAGAAGAATGCAAAAGGCCGTGTTATTATACCACGCAGCAAATTCTGGAGAAAATACACTCCTCACAAAGCTTATTGGAACAAACAGCAACAGAAGCTGGAACTGCTGTACAACCCTATTCTGACCTTGCTTTCCAATATGACTGTGGAAGAGAACTTAATTTCTAACTCGAGTGTTCTCAGTTCCTGTGAGCCTGACCCGTGGGTACCTTCAGAGGTTAGTGACTTTGCAAACTTGCCAGACAGATTCAAAGACTTTCTACTTTATTTGAGATGTAGAAATTATTCATTATTAATGGATCAGCCAAACAAGTGCAAACATAAACCTTTTCTGCTGCTGGCTATTAAGTCACTTACACCCCATTTTGATAGAAGGCAAGCAATTAGGGAATCCTGGGGCAAGGAAATAAAATCGGGGGATGTGACAGTCAAAAGGGTCTTCTTACTTGGACAGACCCCACCAGAGGATAATTTTCCTGATCTCTCAGACATGATAAAATTTGAGAGTGAAACCCACCAAGACATTCTCCTCTGGAACTACAGAGACACTTTCTTCAATTTAACTCTGAAAGAGGTGCTGTTTCTGAAGTGGGTCAGCAGCAGTTGCGCAGATgtccagtttatttttaagggTGATGATGATGTTTTTGTGAATACCCATCAGATCCTGGATTACTTGAAGAGCTTATCAAAGGACAAAGCCAAAGACTTATTTATAGGCGATGTGATCAAAGATGCTGGACctcatagagaaaaaaaattgaagtactACATCCCAGAAAGTGTTTATGAAGGTTCATATCCTCCATACGCAGGAGGTGGTGGGTTTCTGTACTCTGGTGATCTGGCATTAAGACTGAATAATGCATCTGACCAGGTACTCCTTTACCCTATTGATGATGTTTATACTGGAATGTGCCTTCAGAAGCTTGGGCTTGCTCCGGAAAAACACAAAGGCTTCAAAACATTTGATATcgaagagaaatacagaaataacatATGTTCCTACACAAACTTAATGTTAGTACATAGTAGAAAACCTCAAGAAATGATTAAGATTTGGACACGCTTGCAAGATCCACACTTAAATTGTTAAAGTAATGTGCATAAGTGTCTTAAGTCCATATAACTTTCCAAGTTTGGGTCTGACTTTCTTGGTGGACCATTGAAGCTCTGTTTAATAGTTTAATTTTCTCTGGAAACTTTTTCCTctacttttgaaaatgagaataaTACTAAAATTTGAGGGGATGGCTTGAAGACTTGGTCCTGACTTTTCCACTGTCCTGGTGGTCATTATGTTTCAATATTtgtcttaaattaattttaaaaaggacttCAAGGATGTAACTAGCTGTCAGTGACTGATTAGCTGTATTGGAAACAGGGATTGCCTACTACAATGCATCTTTCATTAATTGTGATGgtgaaagatattttttccttgagtagtgtttgtgtgtgggtgtgtggaaACCACTGTAAATTGAAAATTCACAAATTGGAGGAATGTAGTTTTACTTTAAGTACGAAACACTCTTAGActttactggatttttttaatttatagttttCAGTCTTTTTGCACCCCAGAACAGTATTTTCTCCTTCACTTATGATCTTTTGTACAAAGCGTGCCTGTGTTTGAAGGATTTATCCTTTTATTAGATGAtgctttttttacaaaaaaagcatAATACTGTTTGAAACACCCCATAAAAGAGCTGAATATataaggaaaaggaagaacagatttTGTTTGGGGCTGGGCAGTAGATACAGTTAGGTCTGCCTCCTGCCCCAAGCTTACATGAGGTAAAGCTGACTTGTTGCTCATGTTATTTATG
The genomic region above belongs to Calonectris borealis chromosome 3, bCalBor7.hap1.2, whole genome shotgun sequence and contains:
- the B3GNT2 gene encoding N-acetyllactosaminide beta-1,3-N-acetylglucosaminyltransferase 2, which produces MSVGRRRLKLLGILMMVNIFIYVIVEVSKSGSQEKNAKGRVIIPRSKFWRKYTPHKAYWNKQQQKLELLYNPILTLLSNMTVEENLISNSSVLSSCEPDPWVPSEVSDFANLPDRFKDFLLYLRCRNYSLLMDQPNKCKHKPFLLLAIKSLTPHFDRRQAIRESWGKEIKSGDVTVKRVFLLGQTPPEDNFPDLSDMIKFESETHQDILLWNYRDTFFNLTLKEVLFLKWVSSSCADVQFIFKGDDDVFVNTHQILDYLKSLSKDKAKDLFIGDVIKDAGPHREKKLKYYIPESVYEGSYPPYAGGGGFLYSGDLALRLNNASDQVLLYPIDDVYTGMCLQKLGLAPEKHKGFKTFDIEEKYRNNICSYTNLMLVHSRKPQEMIKIWTRLQDPHLNC